The following are encoded in a window of Phaseolus vulgaris cultivar G19833 chromosome 3, P. vulgaris v2.0, whole genome shotgun sequence genomic DNA:
- the LOC137808279 gene encoding protein IRX15-LIKE, whose translation MKNTNTNTKFILLHPYIQKQGSSNRLWLLAFISILTLAFLVTLIYTRESTFITTATSSVIASSNAPVSGLGIAPLPPTVINTLLHYASKSNDTNHMPHSDLKPISDVLRKCSSPCNLLIFGLTSETLLWKALNHYGRTVFIDENRYYAAYYEELHPEIDAYDVQYTTKRSEMKELITSVKERVANECKPVQNLLFSDCKLGLNDLPNHVYDVDWDVILVDGPRGDWPDAPGRMSAIFTAGVLARSKKGGNPKTHVFVHDFSGEVEKVCGSEFLCSENLVEASESLGHYVVERMDESSVQYCKTHSSSGSGNASTT comes from the coding sequence ATGAAGAACACAAACACCAACACCAAATTCATCCTTCTCCACCCTTATATCCAAAAACAAGGAAGCTCCAATCGCCTATGGCTCCTAGCCTTTATATCAATCCTCACCCTCGCTTTCCTCGTCACCCTCATTTACACAAGAGAATCCACTTTCATCACCACCGCAACTTCTTCGGTCATTGCTTCTTCCAATGCCCCAGTTTCTGGTCTCGGAATTGCTCCTTTGCCTCCCACAGTCATCAACACTCTCCTCCACTACGCCTCAAAATCCAACGATACCAACCACATGCCACACTCAGACCTCAAACCCATCTCCGACGTGCTCCGAAAGTGCTCATCCCCATGCAACTTACTCATCTTCGGTCTCACATCCGAAACCCTTCTCTGGAAAGCCCTCAACCACTACGGCAGAACCGTGTTTATCGACGAAAACCGTTATTACGCTGCATATTACGAAGAACTGCACCCAGAAATCGACGCCTACGACGTGCAATACACCACCAAGAGAAGCGAGATGAAGGAGCTCATAACCTCTGTTAAAGAACGGGTAGCCAACGAGTGCAAGCCAGTGCAGAATCTTTTGTTTTCAGACTGCAAACTGGGTCTCAACGACCTTCCCAACCACGTGTACGACGTTGACTGGGATGTCATATTGGTGGACGGGCCACGTGGCGACTGGCCCGACGCCCCTGGAAGGATGTCGGCAATCTTCACCGCCGGAGTTCTGGCGAGGAGCAAAAAAGGTGGGAACCCTAAGACCCATGTGTTTGTGCATGACTTCTCTGGGGAGGTGGAAAAGGTCTGTGGGAGTGAGTTCCTGTGCAGTGAGAATTTGGTGGAGGCAAGTGAGAGTTTGGGGCATTATGTGGTGGAAAGAATGGATGAGAGTAGTGTTCAGTATTGTAAGACTCACTCTTCTTCTGGCTCAGGGAATGCTTCAACAACGTAA